The Paenibacillus sophorae genome has a segment encoding these proteins:
- a CDS encoding MFS transporter: MKNKYMPAAISLYINYIIQGISAIILAQNMEFLTGQFHTDKAGVAYVISGLGIGKLLVLFISGVLSDRFGRKPFVLLGIAGYVVFFAGILFSPNVAVAFIFAVIAGIANSFLDSGTYPALMETFPNATGTANIIIKAFVALGQFSLPLMISFVVSNNLYFGYTFYVCIGALLINGIFVLRQKYPPMNVAKPAAAAGGEETVKANFWIEGLALILIGFTSTATFFIISVWLPTYGQEAAGMAANASRQLISYYSIGSLVAVFITAVLVKKWVKPATFILIYPLISLACLFLLWANPTPAIAVFSAFVIGFTAAGGVLQLALTTMAELFPSSKGKITGSVYTLCSLATFVCPVVTGRLAESNIKNVLVFNMANTAVGVILAVIVLIRYRKVFKTHNMQKAA, encoded by the coding sequence ATGAAGAACAAGTATATGCCCGCTGCCATCTCCCTGTATATCAACTACATCATTCAGGGAATTAGCGCAATCATTCTCGCACAGAACATGGAATTCCTCACAGGGCAGTTTCACACGGACAAAGCGGGGGTCGCTTACGTCATTTCCGGTCTTGGAATCGGGAAACTGCTGGTACTGTTTATTTCCGGGGTCTTATCCGACCGTTTCGGACGCAAACCGTTTGTACTTTTGGGCATTGCAGGATATGTGGTTTTTTTTGCGGGGATTCTATTTAGTCCCAATGTTGCGGTCGCGTTTATATTCGCGGTAATCGCGGGTATCGCGAACTCCTTCCTGGATTCCGGCACCTACCCGGCGCTTATGGAAACCTTCCCTAACGCGACCGGAACGGCGAACATTATCATCAAAGCGTTTGTAGCGCTTGGCCAGTTCTCTTTGCCGCTGATGATCAGCTTTGTCGTTAGCAACAACCTGTACTTCGGTTACACCTTCTATGTTTGTATCGGGGCTCTTCTTATCAACGGTATTTTCGTTCTCCGGCAAAAATATCCCCCAATGAACGTCGCGAAGCCGGCCGCCGCTGCCGGTGGAGAGGAAACCGTTAAAGCGAATTTCTGGATTGAGGGCCTGGCCCTGATCTTGATCGGCTTTACCTCTACAGCTACCTTCTTCATCATTTCGGTTTGGCTGCCTACGTACGGACAGGAGGCTGCCGGTATGGCAGCGAACGCTTCGCGTCAGTTGATCAGCTATTACAGTATCGGATCGCTGGTTGCCGTATTTATTACGGCCGTTCTGGTGAAAAAATGGGTCAAACCCGCTACTTTCATTTTGATTTATCCTTTGATTTCACTGGCTTGCCTATTCCTGCTCTGGGCGAACCCGACTCCGGCTATCGCCGTTTTCTCGGCGTTCGTAATCGGCTTTACCGCAGCCGGCGGAGTTCTGCAGCTCGCGCTTACCACTATGGCTGAACTGTTCCCGTCGAGCAAAGGCAAAATTACTGGCTCTGTCTACACCTTGTGCAGCTTGGCAACCTTCGTTTGCCCGGTTGTGACGGGAAGACTGGCCGAATCCAATATTAAGAACGTTTTGGTATTCAATATGGCTAATACTGCAGTTGGTGTCATTCTGGCTGTTATTGTGCTGATCCGCTACAGAAAAGTGTTCAAGACCCATAACATGCAAAAAGCAGCTTAA
- the pyrE gene encoding orotate phosphoribosyltransferase, with amino-acid sequence MSPLLNRSEQIASYLLKIEAVALRPQEPFTWTSGIKSPIYCDNRLTLSYPEIRSYIADAFAELIATEYPGTEVIAGTATAGIPHAAWVADKLNLPMAYIRDKAKGHGKQNQIEGIIAPGQKVIVIEDLISTGGSSIKAAQAVKEAGGEPLAVLAIFSYELDRATNAFKEAGIPLQSLSNYSTLIDVALGQGKIVANDVELLQSWRRDPSSFGN; translated from the coding sequence GTGAGCCCATTGCTGAATAGAAGTGAACAAATTGCATCTTATCTGTTAAAGATCGAAGCGGTCGCGCTTCGTCCGCAGGAACCTTTTACGTGGACCTCGGGCATCAAGTCCCCGATCTACTGCGATAACCGTCTTACCTTGTCTTATCCTGAAATCCGCAGCTATATCGCCGACGCGTTCGCGGAATTGATTGCTACCGAATATCCCGGCACCGAAGTCATCGCCGGAACGGCAACTGCGGGCATTCCGCACGCGGCCTGGGTCGCCGATAAATTGAATCTGCCGATGGCCTACATCCGCGACAAAGCGAAGGGACACGGCAAACAGAACCAAATCGAAGGAATCATTGCACCCGGCCAAAAGGTCATCGTCATTGAAGACCTGATTTCGACCGGAGGCAGCTCGATTAAGGCTGCGCAGGCAGTAAAGGAAGCGGGAGGAGAGCCGCTCGCGGTGCTGGCGATTTTCAGCTATGAATTGGATCGCGCAACAAATGCATTCAAGGAAGCGGGCATTCCGCTGCAAAGCCTGTCCAATTACAGCACGCTGATCGACGTTGCGCTCGGTCAAGGCAAAATAGTGGCTAATGATGTCGAGCTGCTTCAGTCGTGGAGACGCGACCCATCCTCTTTTGGAAACTGA
- the pyrF gene encoding orotidine-5'-phosphate decarboxylase has protein sequence MANRLMIPLDYPDAGQAKELISKLKGIPCYMKVGMQLFYAAGPDFVRELKALGYSVFLDVKMHDIPNTVKGGAESVTALGVDMFNVHASGGSAMMSAAREGIDAALRKNPELARPLVIAVTQLTSTSQDVMNGEIGIPGEVPDTVVRYAKLAAAAGLDGVVASPMEAAAISAACGPAFRTVTPGIRPSGSSLDDQSRVMTPGQAIRQGSHFLVVGRPITAAPDPRQAAEHIIKEMIQA, from the coding sequence ATGGCCAATCGGCTGATGATCCCGCTTGATTACCCGGATGCCGGGCAGGCGAAGGAGCTGATCAGCAAGCTGAAAGGCATCCCGTGCTACATGAAGGTCGGCATGCAGCTGTTCTACGCCGCCGGTCCGGATTTTGTCAGAGAACTGAAGGCCCTTGGCTATTCCGTATTTCTTGACGTCAAAATGCATGATATCCCGAACACGGTAAAAGGCGGAGCCGAAAGCGTGACCGCCCTTGGCGTCGATATGTTCAACGTACATGCATCCGGCGGTTCGGCCATGATGTCCGCCGCGCGGGAAGGCATCGATGCGGCCCTGCGCAAAAACCCGGAGCTCGCCCGTCCGCTGGTTATTGCGGTGACTCAGCTTACCAGCACCAGCCAGGACGTCATGAACGGCGAGATCGGCATTCCCGGCGAAGTGCCGGATACGGTCGTGCGGTACGCGAAGCTCGCCGCAGCTGCCGGTCTGGACGGCGTTGTGGCGTCGCCTATGGAAGCTGCTGCCATATCGGCAGCCTGCGGCCCTGCATTCCGCACCGTGACCCCCGGTATTCGCCCGTCCGGATCTTCTCTGGACGACCAGAGCCGCGTCATGACGCCGGGACAGGCGATCCGGCAGGGCAGCCACTTTCTGGTCGTAGGACGGCCTATAACGGCAGCTCCTGACCCGCGTCAGGCTGCTGAGCATATTATTAAGGAGATGATTCAAGCGTGA
- the carB gene encoding carbamoyl-phosphate synthase large subunit, with amino-acid sequence MPKNEKLKKILVIGSGPIVIGQAAEFDYAGTQACQALKEEGVEVILINSNPATIMTDTNMADKVYIEPITLDFVTGIIRQERPDGLLPTLGGQTGLNMAVELARAGVLEQENVKLLGTQLHSIEKAEDRDLFRDLMRELEQPVPESTIVTTLDEALAFADEIGYPLIVRPAYTLGGTGGGICANEEELRETVKSGIRYSPISQCLIEKSIAGMKEVEYEVMRDANDNCIVVCNMENFDPVGVHTGDSIVVAPSQTLSDREYQMLRSASLKIIRALNIEGGCNVQFALDPQSYQYYVIEVNPRVSRSSALASKATGYPIAKMAAKIALGYTLDEIINPVTGQTYACFEPTLDYIVSKIPRWPFDKFIYANRKLGTQMKATGEVMAIGRTFEESIHKAIRSLEIGVHRFKLPGAELLEDEVLKTRLAKPDDERIFLIAEAFRRGYQLQEIQDITQVDWWFLDKIEGLIGFEDRIREEESLTPETLYQAKRLGFTDRAIAELRSEGQPGGKQTKEAEVRTMRLEQGLKPVYKMVDTCAAEFEATTPYYYSTYETENEVLPSDKQKVVVLGSGPIRIGQGIEFDYSTVHAVWAIQKAGYEAVIINNNPETVSTDFNTSDRLYFEPLFFEDVMNVIEQEKPIGVIVQFGGQTAINLAAPLSAEGVKILGTSLGSIDEAEDRKRFEALLSRLDIAQPQGSTVTTVDEAVGTAQSLGYPVLVRPSYVLGGRAMEIVYSDTELLTYMKEAVKVNPDHPVLIDRYMLGKEVEVDAICDGETVVIPGIMEHVERAGVHSGDSIAVYPPQHLEDSLKQKISEITIKIAKELKTIGLVNIQFVIYKGEVYVIEVNPRSSRTVPFLSKVTGIPMAHLATKVILGGKLKDEGYSEGLWPESDYVSVKVPVFSFAKLRRVEPTLGPEMKSTGEVMGRDRLYAKALYKGLIGAGMKIPTTGSIIITVADKDKAEAVELMKGFHRLGYKIIATGGTAAAMEKAGLNVMNVNKLGEGEPTIVDLIRGGQANFVFNTLTKGKTPERDGFRIRREAVENGIVCMTSLDTVTALLRMLETINFSSQSMPAFVGQ; translated from the coding sequence ATGCCTAAGAACGAAAAGCTTAAGAAAATACTCGTAATCGGTTCCGGACCGATCGTTATCGGCCAGGCAGCTGAATTCGACTACGCGGGAACCCAGGCCTGCCAGGCGCTCAAGGAAGAGGGCGTCGAGGTTATCCTCATCAACAGCAACCCCGCCACTATCATGACCGATACGAATATGGCGGATAAAGTATACATTGAACCAATCACGCTTGATTTCGTGACCGGCATCATCCGTCAGGAGCGTCCGGACGGACTGCTGCCGACGCTCGGCGGGCAGACGGGCCTCAACATGGCCGTTGAGCTGGCGCGCGCCGGTGTACTGGAGCAGGAGAACGTTAAGCTGCTCGGCACCCAGCTGCATTCCATCGAGAAAGCGGAAGACCGCGACCTGTTCCGTGACCTGATGCGTGAACTGGAACAGCCCGTGCCGGAGAGCACGATTGTTACAACGCTGGACGAAGCGCTTGCGTTTGCCGATGAGATCGGCTATCCGCTGATCGTCCGTCCGGCCTACACGCTGGGCGGCACTGGCGGCGGGATTTGCGCGAATGAAGAAGAGCTGCGCGAGACGGTAAAATCCGGCATCCGCTACAGCCCGATCAGCCAGTGCTTGATTGAGAAGAGCATCGCGGGCATGAAGGAAGTCGAATATGAAGTTATGCGCGACGCGAATGACAACTGCATCGTGGTCTGCAACATGGAGAACTTCGACCCTGTCGGCGTACACACCGGCGATAGCATCGTTGTCGCTCCGAGCCAGACGCTGTCCGACCGTGAGTACCAGATGCTCCGCAGCGCCTCACTGAAGATCATCCGCGCGCTGAACATCGAAGGCGGCTGTAACGTTCAGTTCGCGCTTGATCCGCAGAGCTACCAATACTATGTCATCGAAGTGAATCCGCGCGTCAGCCGTTCGTCTGCGCTGGCGTCGAAAGCCACCGGCTATCCGATTGCGAAAATGGCCGCCAAAATCGCCCTCGGTTATACGCTTGATGAAATCATCAATCCGGTCACCGGGCAGACGTATGCCTGCTTCGAGCCGACGCTGGATTACATCGTCAGCAAAATTCCGCGCTGGCCGTTCGACAAGTTCATCTATGCGAACCGCAAGCTCGGCACGCAGATGAAGGCGACTGGCGAAGTAATGGCAATCGGCCGCACTTTCGAGGAGTCGATTCACAAAGCGATCCGTTCGCTGGAGATCGGGGTACACCGGTTCAAGCTTCCGGGAGCGGAACTGCTTGAGGATGAAGTGCTGAAGACCCGGCTGGCGAAACCGGACGACGAGCGTATCTTCCTGATTGCCGAAGCATTCCGCCGCGGATATCAGCTTCAGGAAATTCAGGATATTACCCAGGTCGACTGGTGGTTCCTTGACAAAATTGAAGGCTTGATCGGCTTTGAGGACCGTATCCGCGAAGAAGAGAGCCTGACACCGGAAACGCTGTACCAGGCGAAGCGTCTGGGCTTTACCGACCGTGCCATTGCCGAGCTGCGCTCGGAAGGTCAGCCGGGAGGCAAGCAGACGAAAGAAGCCGAAGTTCGGACGATGCGTCTCGAACAGGGGCTGAAGCCTGTCTACAAAATGGTCGACACCTGCGCAGCCGAATTCGAGGCGACCACCCCTTACTATTACTCGACCTATGAAACCGAGAATGAAGTGCTTCCATCCGATAAGCAGAAAGTGGTTGTTCTCGGCTCCGGCCCGATCCGTATCGGCCAGGGTATCGAATTCGACTACTCCACGGTGCATGCCGTCTGGGCGATCCAGAAGGCAGGTTACGAAGCGGTCATTATCAATAATAATCCGGAGACAGTGTCTACCGACTTCAACACCTCCGACCGGCTTTATTTCGAGCCGCTGTTCTTCGAGGATGTCATGAATGTTATCGAGCAGGAGAAGCCGATCGGCGTTATCGTACAGTTCGGTGGACAGACGGCGATCAACCTGGCCGCGCCGCTGAGCGCAGAAGGCGTGAAGATTCTCGGCACAAGTCTTGGAAGCATCGACGAGGCGGAAGACCGCAAGCGGTTCGAAGCGCTGCTGTCTCGTCTGGATATCGCGCAGCCGCAGGGCAGCACCGTAACGACGGTGGACGAAGCCGTGGGTACGGCCCAGTCGCTCGGCTATCCGGTTCTGGTGCGTCCTTCTTACGTGCTTGGCGGACGGGCGATGGAGATCGTCTATTCCGATACCGAGCTGCTGACCTATATGAAAGAGGCGGTTAAGGTCAATCCGGACCACCCTGTGCTGATCGACCGTTACATGCTGGGCAAAGAGGTTGAAGTCGACGCCATTTGCGACGGCGAAACGGTGGTTATTCCCGGCATTATGGAGCATGTGGAACGCGCGGGCGTCCATTCCGGCGACTCCATCGCGGTATATCCTCCGCAGCATCTGGAAGACAGCCTGAAACAGAAAATCTCCGAGATCACGATCAAGATCGCCAAGGAGTTGAAGACGATCGGACTGGTCAATATCCAGTTTGTCATCTACAAAGGCGAGGTTTACGTGATCGAAGTGAATCCGCGCTCGTCGCGTACCGTACCGTTCCTGAGCAAAGTGACGGGCATCCCGATGGCCCATCTGGCCACGAAGGTTATTCTCGGCGGCAAGCTGAAGGACGAAGGCTACAGTGAAGGCTTGTGGCCGGAGAGCGATTATGTCTCCGTCAAAGTGCCGGTTTTCTCGTTCGCCAAGCTGCGCAGAGTAGAGCCGACGCTCGGTCCGGAAATGAAGTCCACCGGCGAAGTTATGGGCCGCGACAGACTGTACGCGAAGGCGCTGTATAAAGGCCTGATCGGGGCGGGAATGAAAATTCCGACAACCGGGTCGATTATCATAACAGTGGCCGACAAGGACAAAGCGGAAGCGGTCGAGCTGATGAAGGGCTTCCACCGTCTGGGCTATAAGATCATCGCCACGGGCGGTACTGCGGCAGCCATGGAGAAAGCGGGCCTCAACGTCATGAACGTCAACAAACTTGGCGAAGGCGAGCCGACTATTGTCGACCTCATCCGGGGAGGCCAGGCGAACTTCGTCTTCAACACGCTCACCAAGGGCAAGACGCCGGAGCGTGACGGCTTCCGCATCCGCCGCGAAGCGGTGGAGAACGGCATCGTCTGCATGACCTCGCTTGATACGGTAACGGCGCTGCTGCGTATGCTGGAGACGATCAATTTCTCCTCGCAGTCGATGCCGGCTTTTGTGGGACAATAA
- the carA gene encoding glutamine-hydrolyzing carbamoyl-phosphate synthase small subunit, protein MQARLLLQDGTLFTGTAFGAEGEKTGEVVFNTGITGYQEVLSDPSYCGQIVTMTYPLIGNYGITRDDFESVRPFVHGFVVRRHETVPSNWRAEYSVDDLLKEYGIPGISDIDTRMLTRIIRHYGTMKAILTTSTKPVEELMEMMNDTSIAELRNQVARTSTASAYSSPGTKEKIVLVDYGAKTGILRELNNRGCDVIVVPHNVTADEIRRINPDGIQLSNGPGDPKDVPYAVKTISELLGEYPIFGICLGHQLFALACGADTEKLKFGHRGGNHPVKELQSGRCYITSQNHGYTVNEDSVHGTELEITHINNNDKTIEGLKHTRYPAFSVQYHPEAAPGPHDSSYLFDRFLNMIAEHKRATPAVSRQAQLAANARIAAPTPKQQLEAVKGAY, encoded by the coding sequence ATGCAGGCAAGATTGCTGCTACAGGACGGAACGCTGTTTACCGGCACCGCATTCGGCGCAGAGGGCGAGAAGACTGGAGAGGTTGTATTTAATACCGGGATTACGGGATATCAGGAGGTACTGTCCGATCCTTCGTACTGTGGACAAATCGTGACGATGACGTATCCGCTGATCGGGAACTATGGCATCACTCGTGATGATTTCGAGTCCGTGCGGCCCTTCGTGCATGGCTTCGTCGTGCGCCGGCATGAGACGGTGCCGAGCAATTGGCGCGCCGAATACAGCGTTGATGACCTGCTGAAAGAGTACGGGATTCCCGGCATCAGCGACATCGATACCCGTATGCTGACGCGCATCATCCGCCACTATGGCACGATGAAGGCCATCCTGACCACTTCAACCAAGCCGGTGGAAGAACTGATGGAAATGATGAACGATACATCAATCGCCGAGCTGCGCAACCAGGTGGCCCGCACCTCCACCGCCAGCGCATACAGCAGCCCCGGAACGAAGGAGAAGATCGTGCTTGTGGACTACGGCGCCAAGACGGGGATTCTGCGCGAACTGAACAATCGCGGCTGCGATGTCATTGTCGTACCTCATAATGTTACGGCTGACGAGATCCGTCGCATCAATCCCGACGGCATTCAGCTGTCCAACGGTCCCGGGGACCCCAAGGATGTGCCGTATGCAGTTAAGACCATTTCCGAGCTGCTCGGCGAATACCCGATCTTCGGCATCTGCCTGGGCCACCAGTTGTTTGCGCTGGCCTGCGGAGCGGATACCGAGAAGCTTAAATTCGGACACCGCGGAGGCAACCATCCGGTCAAGGAACTCCAAAGCGGACGCTGCTACATTACGTCCCAGAACCACGGCTACACCGTTAACGAAGATTCTGTACACGGCACGGAGCTTGAAATAACGCATATTAACAACAATGACAAGACGATCGAAGGGCTGAAGCATACCCGCTATCCCGCTTTTTCGGTGCAGTATCATCCGGAAGCGGCGCCGGGACCGCATGACAGCAGCTATTTATTCGACCGCTTCCTGAATATGATTGCGGAGCACAAGCGGGCTACTCCAGCCGTTTCCCGTCAGGCGCAGCTTGCGGCGAACGCACGCATCGCGGCTCCTACCCCGAAACAGCAGCTTGAAGCCGTGAAAGGAGCTTACTAA
- a CDS encoding dihydroorotase has product MNVIIKNASVLNAEGGLERKHIKIENGVISAVLNESESAAEGPETIDAAGKLLVPGFIDMHVHLREPGFEHKETIETGSRSAAKGGFTTIACMPNTKPVTDSPEIVQLVKDKALEAGLVKVLPYAAITKGQQGQELTDFAALKEAGAIGFTDDGVGVQTAQMMKDAMNIAASMDMPVIAHCEDNSLVVGAPVAEGSFARKHGLKGIPNESEAIHVGRDILLAEATGVHYHVCHVSTEQSVRLIRQAKEIGIRVTSEVCPHHLLLSEEDIPGLDANWKMNPPLRSRRDVDACIEALLDGTIDIIVTDHAPHSAEEKAKGMQLAPFGIVGFETAFPLMYTKFVAAGKMDLSLLVKRMTSDPARVFRLNTGVLEPGAPADLTLIDLETEKEVDPNHFASKGRNTPFTGWKLKGWPVMTLTDGRVVWSEEQETNRKNEAGLQA; this is encoded by the coding sequence ATGAACGTGATTATCAAAAATGCCAGTGTTTTGAATGCGGAAGGCGGTTTGGAGCGCAAGCATATCAAGATTGAGAATGGCGTCATCTCCGCTGTCCTGAACGAAAGCGAAAGTGCCGCGGAAGGCCCCGAGACGATCGATGCCGCCGGCAAGCTGCTTGTCCCGGGGTTCATCGACATGCATGTACATTTGCGCGAACCGGGCTTTGAACATAAGGAAACGATTGAAACCGGCAGCCGCTCGGCGGCCAAAGGCGGATTTACGACGATTGCCTGCATGCCGAACACCAAGCCGGTCACGGACAGCCCGGAGATCGTACAGCTCGTAAAGGACAAGGCTCTGGAGGCTGGACTAGTAAAGGTGCTGCCTTATGCAGCAATAACGAAAGGGCAGCAAGGACAAGAGCTTACGGATTTTGCCGCTCTCAAGGAAGCCGGAGCGATCGGCTTTACGGATGACGGCGTAGGCGTGCAGACGGCTCAAATGATGAAGGATGCGATGAATATCGCAGCTTCCATGGATATGCCCGTAATCGCGCACTGCGAGGATAATTCACTGGTGGTAGGGGCTCCGGTGGCCGAAGGAAGCTTTGCCCGCAAGCATGGGCTTAAGGGCATTCCGAACGAGTCGGAAGCGATCCATGTCGGACGGGATATTTTGCTGGCAGAAGCGACTGGCGTGCATTACCATGTGTGTCATGTCAGCACCGAACAGTCGGTTCGGCTGATCCGTCAGGCCAAAGAAATCGGCATCCGCGTGACCTCCGAGGTATGTCCACATCATCTGCTGCTGTCCGAAGAAGATATCCCCGGCCTTGATGCAAACTGGAAAATGAACCCGCCGCTGCGCTCTCGCCGCGATGTGGATGCTTGCATCGAAGCATTGCTGGACGGAACCATCGACATCATCGTAACGGACCACGCGCCGCACAGCGCGGAGGAGAAAGCGAAAGGAATGCAGCTTGCACCGTTCGGGATTGTCGGATTCGAGACTGCTTTTCCGCTGATGTATACGAAGTTTGTCGCCGCCGGCAAGATGGATCTTTCCCTGCTGGTCAAGAGAATGACCTCAGATCCGGCCCGCGTGTTCAGACTAAATACCGGTGTTCTGGAGCCGGGAGCACCGGCCGACCTGACGCTGATTGATCTGGAGACGGAGAAAGAAGTCGATCCGAACCATTTTGCCAGCAAGGGACGCAATACGCCGTTTACAGGCTGGAAGCTTAAAGGCTGGCCGGTGATGACCCTCACGGACGGACGTGTTGTATGGAGTGAAGAACAAGAAACGAACCGGAAGAACGAAGCGGGGCTTCAGGCCTAA
- a CDS encoding aspartate carbamoyltransferase catalytic subunit, with the protein MMTATRVKERSLLGLKGLDQTEIAAILGRAAYWDKQTEKVSSVLASRFVSNMFFENSTRTRFSFEMAEKRLGAQVLNFTAAASSVEKGESIYDTVRTLESMGIDAGVVRLKPAGVLAQLSEKVSIPLINAGDGNNEHPTQALLDMYTMIKTFGEIKGLTVSIIGDIMHSRVARSNLWGLTKMGAKVLFCAPENMKAPELMEHAPYVTMDEALKADVVMMLRVQLERHASGMLQSAEEYRRQFGLTEERASRLSPNTVIMHPAPVNRNVEIDDAVVESAKSLIFPQMSNGVPVRMAVIERAIR; encoded by the coding sequence ATGATGACAGCTACCAGAGTGAAAGAACGCAGTCTGCTCGGACTGAAAGGGCTGGACCAAACGGAAATTGCTGCAATATTAGGAAGAGCGGCATATTGGGACAAGCAGACTGAAAAGGTAAGCTCGGTGCTTGCTTCCCGGTTCGTCTCGAACATGTTTTTTGAGAACAGCACGAGAACCCGGTTCTCATTTGAAATGGCGGAGAAACGTCTTGGCGCCCAGGTGCTGAACTTCACTGCCGCGGCTTCCAGTGTGGAAAAAGGCGAGTCGATTTACGACACCGTGCGCACCTTGGAGTCCATGGGAATCGACGCGGGCGTCGTGCGGCTGAAGCCGGCCGGTGTGTTGGCCCAACTGTCGGAGAAGGTATCGATTCCGCTGATCAACGCCGGCGACGGCAACAACGAGCATCCAACGCAGGCGCTGTTGGACATGTACACCATGATCAAGACTTTCGGCGAGATCAAAGGCTTGACCGTATCGATCATCGGCGATATTATGCACAGCCGGGTAGCCCGCTCCAATCTGTGGGGACTTACAAAAATGGGGGCCAAGGTGCTGTTCTGCGCGCCGGAGAATATGAAAGCCCCTGAACTTATGGAGCATGCGCCTTATGTTACGATGGATGAAGCGCTGAAAGCGGATGTGGTCATGATGCTCCGTGTTCAACTTGAACGTCACGCTTCCGGGATGCTGCAGTCGGCTGAGGAATACCGGCGGCAGTTCGGCTTGACGGAAGAGCGCGCTTCGAGATTAAGTCCGAATACGGTCATTATGCATCCGGCGCCGGTCAACCGGAACGTCGAGATAGACGATGCGGTGGTGGAAAGCGCCAAGTCGCTCATTTTTCCTCAAATGTCCAATGGTGTTCCGGTGCGGATGGCTGTCATTGAGAGAGCGATCCGATAA
- the pyrR gene encoding bifunctional pyr operon transcriptional regulator/uracil phosphoribosyltransferase PyrR, with protein MIIEKNVIMDETAIRRALSRIAHEILEKNKGIEDCVLIGIRTRGVYLARRIAERIKEIEGADVAYGELDVTPYRDDLEPGKNNNANDGDCNGKGTLIIPSGDSGTRDKKIILFDDVLYTGRTIRAAMDALMDCGRPRMIQLAVLADRGHREVPIRPDYVGKNVPTSRHESIEVALKEVDGMDEVHILSNWEAK; from the coding sequence ATGATTATCGAAAAGAACGTCATTATGGACGAGACGGCGATTCGCCGGGCGCTTTCGCGCATTGCCCATGAGATCCTCGAGAAGAACAAAGGCATCGAAGATTGCGTGCTGATCGGCATCCGCACCCGAGGTGTATATCTGGCACGCCGGATCGCGGAGCGGATTAAGGAAATCGAAGGCGCGGATGTTGCCTACGGAGAGCTTGATGTCACCCCTTACCGCGATGACTTGGAACCCGGGAAGAATAATAATGCGAACGACGGAGATTGTAACGGAAAAGGGACGCTGATCATTCCCAGCGGCGATTCCGGCACTCGAGACAAAAAAATCATCCTGTTCGACGATGTTCTCTACACCGGACGCACGATTCGCGCGGCGATGGACGCGCTTATGGACTGCGGACGGCCGAGAATGATTCAACTCGCGGTTCTGGCAGACCGGGGTCATCGGGAAGTGCCCATTCGTCCGGATTATGTAGGAAAGAACGTGCCGACCTCAAGGCATGAATCGATCGAAGTGGCGCTGAAGGAAGTCGACGGAATGGACGAAGTGCACATACTATCGAACTGGGAGGCAAAATAA